In bacterium, the following proteins share a genomic window:
- a CDS encoding putative manganese transporter: MGEVLEHALMETLRMLPLLFAIYFAIELLEYRYGGAVRKKIVAAHRFGPLFGTAFGLLPQCGFSVVGAALYSQRLVTLGTLIAIFLATSDEAIPVIMSQPASMPIVLPLVLGKIVIALAGGYGVDLVFRGHRYAHESCGHDHTCGEQPGCCSHDVAGGRRRRDLILHPLRHTLTVFIFVFATTFALGLVLHHVGEDNIGRLFLKGSPAQPALVALVGLIPNCAASVVITQAFLKGAIGFGAAMAGLSTGAGLGLLVLIRENKSIADILRVFVVLYAVGVAAGMIIQTIWW; this comes from the coding sequence ATGGGAGAGGTGCTCGAACACGCCTTGATGGAAACCCTCAGGATGTTGCCGCTGTTGTTCGCTATCTACTTCGCGATAGAGCTTCTGGAGTACCGTTACGGCGGCGCGGTCCGCAAAAAGATCGTGGCCGCCCATCGATTCGGGCCCCTCTTCGGCACGGCCTTCGGACTCCTGCCGCAGTGCGGATTCTCAGTGGTGGGGGCGGCGCTCTATTCGCAACGGCTTGTGACTTTGGGCACCCTGATCGCCATATTCCTCGCCACTTCCGATGAGGCGATTCCGGTCATCATGTCGCAGCCCGCCAGCATGCCGATCGTTCTTCCTCTGGTCCTAGGCAAGATCGTCATCGCGCTCGCCGGCGGATACGGAGTCGATTTGGTTTTCCGCGGGCATCGCTACGCGCATGAGTCCTGCGGCCACGACCACACCTGCGGGGAGCAGCCGGGCTGCTGCAGCCACGATGTTGCAGGAGGCCGGCGCAGGCGAGACCTTATACTGCATCCGCTCAGGCACACCTTGACCGTGTTCATCTTCGTATTCGCCACCACTTTCGCTTTGGGCCTCGTGCTGCATCACGTCGGCGAGGATAATATAGGCCGGCTCTTTCTCAAGGGCTCTCCGGCGCAGCCGGCGCTGGTCGCGTTGGTCGGCCTGATCCCGAATTGCGCGGCTTCCGTGGTCATAACGCAGGCGTTTCTCAAGGGCGCGATCGGTTTCGGCGCCGCCATGGCCGGGCTGTCGACCGGCGCGGGCTTAGGCCTGCTCGTCCTCATCCGGGAAAACAAGAGCATTGCGGATATCCTGCGCGTGTTCGTCGTCCTCTATGCCGTGGGCGTGGCTGCGGGAATGATCATTCAGACGATATGGTGGTGA
- a CDS encoding type III PLP-dependent enzyme, which yields MKDRLMDLVKHHGTPLFIVDHEKIRENYRAFKKHLPRVQCYYAVKANSNQEIIKTLFKEGASFDVASYNEFMQIYEYLLLFEEKEKDFYIWDKIIFSNTIKDRETLRKIRKYKPLMTYDNRDELKKIKEHCDTAGLVLRLKVPDTGSQVEMGSKFGADPAEAAALIGEAFDLGLTVEGLSFHVGSQCTNFDNYVSALSLAAELFTDARKKGHKVNIVDLGGGFPAPYDAQVPQFAKLADILNSECDRLFPKDAEIIAEPGRFMVATAATLVSEIIGKARRDGKIFYHINDGVYHTYSGVVYDHWIPNFHAFKGGKTEVCAVVGPTCDSFDKISLSEQLPADLMIGDFLYTENIGAYSVASSTKFNGFDGAKILHINN from the coding sequence ATGAAGGACAGACTTATGGATCTGGTGAAACACCACGGCACCCCCCTCTTTATCGTCGACCATGAGAAGATCCGCGAGAACTACCGCGCCTTCAAGAAGCATCTTCCGCGCGTTCAGTGCTACTACGCGGTCAAGGCAAACTCGAACCAGGAGATAATCAAGACCCTCTTCAAGGAAGGGGCGAGTTTCGACGTGGCCTCCTACAACGAATTCATGCAGATCTACGAGTACCTCCTGCTCTTTGAGGAGAAGGAGAAGGACTTCTACATCTGGGACAAGATCATCTTCTCCAACACCATCAAGGACCGCGAGACGCTCCGGAAGATAAGGAAGTACAAGCCGCTGATGACCTACGACAACCGCGACGAGCTCAAGAAGATAAAGGAGCACTGCGACACCGCGGGGCTGGTCCTGCGGCTGAAGGTCCCTGACACCGGATCGCAGGTGGAGATGGGCTCCAAGTTCGGCGCGGACCCGGCAGAGGCGGCTGCCCTGATCGGGGAGGCGTTTGACCTAGGCCTCACTGTGGAGGGGTTGTCGTTCCACGTCGGGAGCCAGTGCACGAATTTCGACAACTACGTATCGGCATTGTCGCTCGCCGCCGAACTTTTCACAGACGCGCGCAAGAAGGGCCACAAAGTGAACATCGTGGACCTCGGCGGCGGATTCCCGGCGCCATACGATGCACAGGTGCCTCAGTTCGCAAAGCTCGCGGATATTTTGAACTCGGAATGCGACAGGCTTTTCCCCAAGGACGCAGAGATCATAGCGGAGCCCGGGAGATTCATGGTCGCGACCGCGGCCACGCTGGTCTCTGAGATCATCGGCAAGGCGCGGCGCGACGGCAAGATCTTCTACCACATCAACGACGGCGTGTATCACACCTATTCCGGCGTGGTCTACGACCACTGGATACCGAACTTCCACGCCTTCAAGGGGGGGAAGACCGAAGTCTGCGCGGTCGTGGGTCCGACGTGCGACAGCTTCGACAAAATATCTCTGTCGGAACAGCTGCCTGCCGATTTGATGATCGGCGATTTCCTCTACACGGAAAACATAGGCGCGTACAGCGTGGCCTCCTCCACCAAATTCAACGGTTTCGACGGCGCGAAGATATTACACATCAACAATTGA
- the speY gene encoding deoxyhypusine synthase, giving the protein MEHKKQGCPGKAKYLSGKRILPEPISSATDIVKLVDNMDAYNGGRLRAACHLLKDRYSKEDVTVGMSLAGALTPAGLGPSAVIPLMNHGFVDWLVATGANMYHDIHFAFNLPMFRGSHNVNDADLRDKGVTRIYDILFDYEDVLMETDRRLREMLVRPEFQKEMGTREFYHHLGKLLDEYERKNNTGQVSIVAAAYRNGIPVFTSSPGDSTIGMNVAGVELLAEASGLLGKFKLKINPSIDVNDSTAIILNAKRYEKGKTGVILIGGGSPKNFMLQTEPQIQEVLMIPEVGQDYDINITDARPDTGGLSGAPPSEAASWGKIDPTKLEETVTAYLDVTVALPILAAYAIQTAKPKKQKRLYDRGGELRKKLIESYLENNKEVEHLRGLIRKLGA; this is encoded by the coding sequence ATGGAACATAAGAAGCAAGGTTGTCCGGGCAAGGCCAAGTACCTGTCCGGGAAAAGGATTCTGCCTGAGCCGATTTCGAGCGCCACGGACATCGTGAAGCTCGTCGACAACATGGATGCATACAACGGCGGCAGGCTCAGGGCCGCCTGCCACCTCCTGAAGGACCGTTACTCCAAGGAGGACGTGACCGTGGGGATGAGCCTCGCAGGCGCGCTTACACCGGCCGGGCTCGGGCCGTCCGCCGTCATCCCGCTCATGAACCACGGTTTCGTGGACTGGCTCGTGGCGACCGGCGCGAACATGTACCACGACATCCATTTCGCGTTCAATCTGCCGATGTTTCGCGGCAGCCACAACGTGAACGATGCGGACCTTCGGGACAAGGGCGTCACGCGCATCTACGACATCCTCTTCGATTACGAGGACGTGCTGATGGAGACCGACCGCAGGCTTCGCGAGATGCTCGTTCGCCCCGAGTTCCAGAAGGAGATGGGCACGCGCGAGTTCTATCACCACCTCGGCAAGCTCCTCGATGAGTACGAGAGGAAGAACAATACAGGCCAGGTGAGCATCGTGGCGGCTGCGTACCGCAACGGCATCCCGGTCTTCACCTCCTCGCCCGGCGACTCGACCATCGGCATGAACGTGGCGGGTGTGGAGCTGCTCGCAGAGGCATCGGGTCTCCTGGGCAAGTTCAAGCTCAAGATCAACCCGAGCATCGACGTCAACGACTCCACGGCCATCATCCTCAACGCCAAGAGATATGAGAAGGGCAAGACCGGCGTGATCCTCATCGGCGGCGGGAGCCCGAAGAACTTCATGCTCCAGACCGAGCCGCAGATTCAGGAAGTGCTCATGATCCCGGAGGTGGGTCAGGACTACGACATAAACATAACGGACGCGAGACCCGACACCGGCGGGCTCTCGGGCGCTCCCCCTTCTGAGGCGGCGAGCTGGGGCAAGATAGACCCCACCAAACTCGAGGAAACGGTCACCGCATATCTCGACGTGACGGTGGCGTTGCCCATCCTGGCCGCCTACGCCATCCAGACGGCGAAACCCAAGAAGCAGAAGAGGCTCTATGATCGCGGCGGCGAACTTCGCAAAAAGCTGATCGAGTCGTATCTCGAGAACAACAAAGAGGTCGAGCACCTCAGGGGGCTCATCAGAAAACTTGGTGCCTAG